The Clostridiaceae bacterium HFYG-1003 genome includes a window with the following:
- a CDS encoding 2'-5' RNA ligase family protein — protein MIVAVELYPDKTLEKLIQNMTEQLPVEVLGRKRRLHLTLGKFNQIDEAKAEEKLTRLVRRHKRIPARFPSVGVVPPGTICLCPVLNELLYSFHLELHETFHFAQDDIDQYAFGNWQPHLTLARYSDGEQLLEAFRRILSEFEPLAGEFDRVALVELEPTWQELCSFKLRP, from the coding sequence ATGATCGTTGCCGTTGAGCTCTATCCTGACAAAACCCTGGAAAAGCTGATTCAGAACATGACGGAACAGCTGCCCGTTGAAGTGCTGGGGCGCAAGCGGCGCCTCCATCTGACGCTGGGCAAGTTCAACCAGATCGATGAGGCCAAAGCCGAGGAAAAACTGACCCGGCTGGTTCGCCGCCACAAGCGGATCCCCGCCCGGTTTCCGTCCGTCGGTGTTGTTCCTCCGGGTACCATCTGTCTGTGTCCGGTTCTGAATGAGCTCCTGTACAGCTTCCACCTGGAACTGCACGAAACCTTCCATTTTGCCCAGGACGATATTGACCAGTATGCCTTTGGAAACTGGCAGCCGCACCTGACCCTGGCCCGTTATAGCGACGGTGAGCAGCTGCTGGAAGCCTTCCGCCGGATTCTGAGTGAATTTGAACCGCTGGCCGGCGAATTCGACCGGGTGGCTCTGGTCGAACTGGAACCCACCTGGCAGGAGCTGTGTTCCTTCAAGCTCAGGCCGTAG
- a CDS encoding CCA tRNA nucleotidyltransferase has protein sequence MEIKLDQGSLKIIETLQANGHEAYLVGGSVRNALLNGQTTDYDITTSAEPEVLMSLFSHTIPTGLAHGTVTVVLNRIPYEVTTYRTEGEYLDRRHPASVQFVRELAQDLKRRDFTINAMAFDPTSSHLVDHFGGQEDLKARLIRAVGNPSERFHEDALRIIRGIRFAAQLNFNIEAETFRAMTELSRLLEHISQERIYAELSRILLTERPSVGIGLLLYSGALSVILPELVPMAGFQQFSPYHDKDVFFHTMQVLDNTRPYLPLRLAALLHDVGKPPTFSMDESGKGHFYGHEQLSEDLARQIMLRLKVDNKTREQTLLLIRRHMTSMDMKKPLKLKRLIRDFGPEDIDLFFEFKLADHSGKAGGGGIDPRFHAMRTKVRQILEDHEPLNLSDLAIKGSDLLNLGIPRGPQIGRILEELLDEVLANPDLNTPPYLLDRALQLKEKTDEPKRN, from the coding sequence ATGGAAATCAAACTGGATCAGGGCTCCCTGAAAATTATCGAAACCCTGCAGGCCAACGGCCATGAAGCCTACCTGGTGGGCGGCTCGGTCCGCAACGCCCTGCTTAATGGCCAGACAACGGATTATGACATCACGACCTCGGCAGAACCCGAAGTTCTGATGTCCCTGTTTTCCCATACCATTCCCACGGGTCTGGCTCACGGCACCGTCACGGTCGTCTTAAACCGGATCCCCTACGAAGTGACGACCTACCGGACCGAAGGAGAGTATCTAGACCGGCGTCACCCCGCTTCGGTTCAGTTCGTGCGGGAGCTGGCCCAGGATCTCAAGCGACGGGATTTCACCATCAACGCCATGGCCTTCGATCCCACCTCGAGCCACCTGGTGGATCACTTCGGCGGCCAGGAGGATCTGAAGGCGCGGCTGATCCGGGCCGTCGGCAACCCGTCAGAACGCTTCCACGAGGATGCCCTGCGCATCATCCGCGGCATCCGCTTCGCCGCCCAGCTCAACTTCAACATTGAGGCGGAAACCTTCCGGGCCATGACAGAACTGTCCCGCCTGCTCGAGCATATCTCCCAGGAACGCATCTACGCGGAACTGTCACGGATCCTGTTAACCGAACGGCCGTCCGTGGGCATCGGTCTGCTCCTGTATTCGGGCGCCCTGAGCGTCATTCTGCCGGAACTTGTGCCAATGGCCGGATTTCAGCAGTTCTCCCCCTACCATGACAAGGACGTGTTCTTTCATACGATGCAGGTGCTGGACAACACCCGGCCCTACCTGCCGCTGCGCCTGGCCGCTCTGCTGCATGACGTGGGCAAGCCGCCGACGTTCTCCATGGATGAGTCGGGCAAGGGACATTTTTACGGGCATGAGCAGCTCTCGGAAGACCTGGCCCGTCAGATCATGCTCCGACTGAAGGTGGACAACAAAACGAGGGAGCAGACGCTGCTCCTGATCCGCCGGCACATGACGTCCATGGACATGAAAAAGCCGCTGAAACTCAAGCGGCTGATCCGGGATTTCGGGCCCGAGGATATTGATCTGTTCTTCGAATTCAAGCTGGCTGACCACTCTGGCAAAGCCGGCGGCGGCGGAATCGATCCCCGCTTCCATGCCATGCGCACCAAGGTGCGCCAGATTCTGGAGGACCATGAACCCCTGAATCTGTCCGACCTGGCCATCAAAGGCAGCGATCTGCTGAATCTGGGCATTCCCCGGGGTCCTCAGATCGGCCGCATCCTGGAGGAACTCCTGGACGAAGTCCTGGCTAATCCAGATCTGAACACCCCCCCATACTTGCTTGACCGAGCCCTGCAACTGAAGGAGAAGACAGATGAACCAAAACGGAATTGA
- a CDS encoding OB-fold nucleic acid binding domain-containing protein, which produces MELLYKKINDYQVGERVDSFLIIKRVDLKTTNSNGKKYLDFILGDATGEITAKLWEVPPELEGFFEANMVVRVRGMINLYQNQLQFKIERIRLRNDEDPVDPADLVPSAPLEPEYMYGQILTKYIEGLENIDMKLIVERLFRENEEKLMYYPAAKRNHHAIRSGLLYHVLTMLQLADVITQVYPFLNHDLLVSGIILHDMAKLVEMDASDIGIVREYTIPGTLLGHISIGLEQIGRVGREVGASEEVVMLLQHMVLSHHYEPEYGSPVRPMFPEAEMLHHIDMIDARMYDMKKIQEELEPGTLSDFILSLDRRRVYRPEFDQEETI; this is translated from the coding sequence ATGGAACTTTTATATAAGAAAATCAACGATTACCAGGTGGGCGAGCGGGTGGACAGTTTTCTGATCATCAAGCGGGTCGACCTGAAAACCACGAATTCCAACGGTAAGAAATACCTGGATTTTATCCTGGGCGATGCCACCGGCGAAATCACCGCCAAGCTATGGGAAGTTCCGCCGGAACTGGAAGGCTTTTTTGAAGCCAACATGGTAGTTCGGGTCCGGGGCATGATCAATCTGTACCAGAATCAGCTGCAGTTCAAGATTGAACGGATCCGGCTGCGCAACGATGAGGATCCCGTGGATCCGGCGGATCTGGTTCCCTCCGCTCCGCTGGAGCCCGAGTATATGTATGGCCAGATCCTGACCAAATACATCGAGGGACTGGAAAATATCGATATGAAACTGATCGTGGAGCGCCTGTTCCGCGAAAATGAAGAAAAACTGATGTATTATCCCGCGGCCAAGCGGAATCATCACGCCATCCGCAGCGGTCTGCTGTATCACGTGCTGACCATGCTGCAGCTGGCTGATGTCATAACCCAGGTGTATCCGTTCCTCAATCATGATCTGCTGGTGTCGGGCATCATTCTGCATGACATGGCCAAACTGGTGGAGATGGATGCCTCGGACATCGGCATCGTCCGGGAGTACACCATTCCGGGTACGCTGCTGGGGCACATCAGCATTGGTCTGGAGCAGATCGGCCGGGTCGGCCGGGAGGTCGGAGCCTCCGAAGAAGTGGTCATGCTGCTTCAGCACATGGTCTTGTCCCATCATTATGAGCCGGAATACGGTTCACCGGTACGGCCCATGTTCCCGGAAGCCGAGATGCTGCATCACATCGATATGATTGATGCCCGCATGTATGACATGAAGAAAATTCAGGAAGAACTGGAACCGGGCACCCTCTCGGACTTCATTCTGTCCCTGGACCGCAGACGAGTATACCGCCCTGAATTTGATCAGGAAGAAACCATTTAG
- the pepT gene encoding peptidase T, whose translation MSNVLDNLLRYVRINTRSDHRSETTPSTPGQMDLARLLQKELEELGLRTELDEHAYLFGTLPSNLTHEAPTVAFLAHLDTADFNAENISPRLVEYKGGDIVLNDNGKVMTVHDFPALADYIGQTLVVTDGTTLLGADDKAGIAEIMAALRILKDTPSIPHGEIKVAFTPDEEIGRGPALFDVEKFGADLGYTLDGGPLGELQYENFNAASASVTVRGRSVHPGSAKDKMKNAIHIAWEFNDGLPKAERPEYTENYEGFFHLDEIEGNVDSARLDYIIRDHDMDKFLARKALMESTAARLNEKYGAGTVTVELKDSYFNMKEKIAPHMYIVENAKRAFEMAGITPEISPVRGGTDGAQLSYKGLPCPNVFTGGENYHGEYEFISVQSMEKAVEVILNLIAVYGEHDFQNTEA comes from the coding sequence TTGAGCAACGTCTTAGACAATCTGTTACGCTATGTCAGAATCAACACCCGCAGCGATCACCGCAGCGAGACCACCCCATCCACTCCCGGCCAGATGGATCTGGCCAGACTGCTGCAGAAGGAACTGGAGGAGCTGGGTCTCCGGACGGAGCTGGATGAGCATGCCTATCTGTTTGGCACCCTGCCTTCCAACCTTACTCATGAAGCCCCGACCGTAGCCTTTCTCGCCCATTTGGACACCGCTGATTTCAACGCCGAGAACATCAGCCCCCGCCTGGTCGAGTACAAGGGCGGCGACATCGTCCTCAATGACAACGGCAAAGTGATGACCGTCCACGATTTTCCGGCACTGGCCGACTACATCGGTCAGACCCTGGTGGTCACCGACGGCACCACGCTGCTGGGCGCCGATGACAAGGCCGGCATCGCCGAAATCATGGCCGCGCTGCGCATCCTGAAGGACACGCCGTCCATTCCCCATGGCGAGATCAAAGTGGCGTTCACCCCCGATGAAGAAATCGGACGGGGACCGGCTTTGTTCGATGTGGAGAAGTTCGGCGCCGATCTTGGCTACACCCTGGATGGCGGCCCGCTAGGCGAGCTGCAGTATGAGAACTTCAACGCCGCCTCCGCCAGCGTGACGGTCAGGGGCAGAAGCGTTCATCCCGGTTCCGCCAAGGACAAAATGAAGAACGCGATTCACATTGCCTGGGAATTCAACGACGGTCTGCCCAAAGCGGAGCGGCCCGAATATACCGAGAATTATGAAGGCTTCTTTCATCTGGATGAGATCGAAGGAAATGTCGATTCCGCCCGACTCGACTACATCATCCGGGACCATGACATGGACAAGTTCCTGGCCCGCAAAGCCCTGATGGAATCCACCGCCGCCCGGCTGAATGAAAAATACGGCGCCGGCACCGTGACCGTCGAACTGAAAGATTCCTACTTCAACATGAAAGAAAAGATTGCGCCGCATATGTATATCGTCGAGAATGCCAAACGGGCCTTTGAAATGGCCGGCATCACGCCGGAAATTTCCCCCGTCCGCGGCGGAACCGATGGCGCGCAGCTGTCCTACAAGGGCCTGCCCTGCCCGAACGTCTTTACCGGCGGTGAAAACTATCACGGCGAGTATGAGTTCATCTCCGTCCAGAGCATGGAGAAAGCAGTGGAAGTCATCCTGAATCTCATTGCCGTTTATGGCGAGCATGACTTTCAAAATACCGAAGCCTGA